Proteins encoded together in one Corallococcus soli window:
- a CDS encoding MBL fold metallo-hydrolase: protein MELGFETIGNATLICHDNGPVLVTDPWTDGTAYFGSWTLSHEIPEEQRQAIRDCAYVWLSHGHPDHLSMESLEKLRERTLLVPNHVGHRMRDDLREAGFRVQVLADREWTRLSPRIRVLCLPDVNQDAVLLVEVGGRLIVNLNDSGDRGQGRFVRRVIKEYDETFLLALSGYGDADMMNFFTEDGKRILPYAAAKTPVGQTIARQAETYGVRYFVPFSSMHKYQRADSLWAAEYTTTLPDYARGFSSNTCQMLPAFLRHDFTNDSSVSINPRERTLTPVDPREYGDDWSECLEPDEVKQLEQYFRAVEHLGTVMDFLRFRVGGREHVIEFNKRRFEKGITFEAPRGSLMTAVKYQVFDDLLIGNFMKTTIHGGFGKGSLYPDFSPYVAKYADNGKARTEAELRNYFHEYKSRDMVGYLRHQLDAHCVRPLQTQSAELLRTLLPADSSAFRMAKETYWKVRRAIL from the coding sequence ATGGAGCTGGGCTTCGAGACGATTGGGAACGCCACACTCATCTGTCACGACAACGGGCCGGTGCTGGTGACCGACCCCTGGACGGACGGCACGGCGTACTTCGGCAGCTGGACGCTGTCGCACGAGATTCCGGAAGAGCAGCGCCAGGCCATCCGCGACTGCGCCTACGTGTGGCTCTCCCACGGCCACCCCGACCACCTGAGCATGGAGTCGCTGGAGAAGCTGCGCGAGCGCACCCTGCTGGTGCCCAACCACGTGGGCCACCGCATGCGGGATGACCTGCGCGAGGCGGGCTTCCGCGTCCAGGTGCTGGCGGACCGCGAGTGGACGCGGCTGTCCCCGCGCATCCGCGTGCTGTGCCTGCCGGACGTGAACCAGGACGCGGTGCTGCTGGTGGAGGTGGGCGGCCGGCTCATCGTCAACCTCAACGACTCCGGGGACCGCGGCCAGGGCCGCTTCGTGCGCCGGGTCATCAAGGAATACGACGAGACCTTCCTGCTGGCCCTGTCCGGCTACGGCGACGCGGACATGATGAACTTCTTCACCGAGGACGGGAAGCGCATCCTCCCGTACGCGGCGGCGAAGACGCCCGTGGGACAGACCATCGCGCGGCAGGCGGAGACGTACGGGGTGCGCTACTTCGTCCCCTTCAGCTCCATGCACAAGTACCAGCGCGCCGACAGCCTCTGGGCCGCCGAGTACACCACCACGCTGCCCGACTACGCCCGGGGCTTCAGCTCCAACACCTGCCAGATGCTCCCGGCCTTCCTGCGCCACGACTTCACCAACGACTCCTCCGTCTCCATCAACCCCAGGGAGCGCACCCTCACGCCGGTGGACCCCAGGGAGTACGGCGACGACTGGAGCGAGTGCCTGGAGCCGGACGAGGTGAAGCAGCTGGAGCAGTACTTCCGCGCCGTCGAACACCTGGGCACGGTGATGGACTTCCTGCGCTTCCGCGTGGGCGGCAGGGAGCACGTCATCGAATTCAACAAGCGCCGCTTCGAAAAGGGCATCACCTTCGAAGCGCCCCGGGGCTCGCTGATGACCGCCGTGAAGTACCAGGTGTTCGACGACCTGCTCATCGGCAACTTCATGAAGACCACCATCCACGGCGGCTTCGGCAAGGGCAGCCTCTATCCGGACTTCAGCCCCTACGTGGCCAAGTACGCGGACAACGGCAAGGCCCGCACGGAGGCGGAGCTGCGCAACTACTTCCACGAGTACAAGAGCCGCGACATGGTGGGCTACTTGCGCCACCAACTGGATGCCCACTGCGTGCGGCCCCTCCAGACCCAGTCCGCGGAGCTGCTGCGCACCCTGCTGCCCGCTGACTCCAGCGCCTTCCGCATGGCCAAGGAGACCTATTGGAAGGTGCGCCGCGCCATCCTCTAG
- a CDS encoding M57 family metalloprotease — protein MLKFRSVAMLAGVSLLGAACGGPESQQEAEVTPSWEEFRASAVREPWEGGKIIVNGDEALESEEELAAYFHNVVEAKLGQSQDGLAVYYIGGDIKWNATQKMNLTYCISNNFGANKTKMVNAMASATAAWEATANVNFTYLSQYDASCTASQAGVLFDVRPVSGQSYVARAFFPNSSRSGRNVLVNSSAFTSTGAWSLTGVIRHELGHTLGFRHEHTRSTASGCYEDSQWRALTSTYDRASVMHYPQCNGTQTGDLVLTTLDKQGARALYP, from the coding sequence ATGCTCAAGTTCCGCTCTGTTGCGATGCTGGCCGGTGTTTCGCTGCTCGGTGCCGCCTGTGGTGGTCCCGAGTCCCAGCAGGAAGCCGAAGTGACGCCGTCGTGGGAGGAGTTCAGGGCGAGCGCCGTGCGTGAGCCGTGGGAGGGCGGGAAGATCATCGTCAACGGCGACGAGGCGCTGGAGTCCGAGGAGGAGCTGGCGGCCTACTTCCACAACGTCGTGGAGGCCAAGCTGGGCCAGTCGCAGGACGGTCTCGCCGTGTACTACATCGGCGGCGACATCAAGTGGAACGCCACGCAGAAGATGAACCTGACGTACTGCATCAGCAACAACTTCGGCGCCAACAAGACGAAGATGGTCAACGCGATGGCGAGCGCGACGGCGGCCTGGGAGGCCACGGCGAACGTCAACTTCACGTACCTGTCCCAGTACGACGCGTCCTGCACCGCGAGCCAGGCGGGCGTGCTGTTCGACGTGCGCCCGGTGAGCGGCCAGTCCTACGTGGCGCGCGCGTTCTTCCCGAACTCCAGCCGCTCCGGCCGCAACGTGCTCGTGAACAGCAGCGCGTTCACCAGCACGGGCGCGTGGTCCCTGACGGGCGTCATCCGCCACGAGCTGGGCCACACGCTGGGCTTCCGCCACGAGCACACCCGCTCCACCGCGTCCGGCTGCTACGAGGACTCCCAGTGGCGCGCGCTGACCTCCACCTACGACCGCGCCTCGGTCATGCACTACCCCCAGTGCAACGGCACCCAGACGGGCGACCTCGTGCTGACCACCCTGGACAAGCAGGGCGCCCGCGCGCTGTACCCGTGA
- a CDS encoding DNA topoisomerase 3, protein MRWDAMGESPGWDSTVARDGGANGQAARGGRGSILAVVAEKPAVARDIARVLGATERGEGCLRGNGYIVTWALGHLVGLAQPHEIKPEWKRWHRSQLPMLPEDWPLVVSPQTKDQFEVVRRVMNAPEVSTVVCATDAGREGELIFRYIYDAAGCRKPVRRLWVSSLTERAILDGFQKLKDGRAYAPLADAAMGRSRADWLVGMNLSRLYTLASGTYGSMLSVGRVQTPTLAMVVERELAIRDFVPRDYLELVATFAPRGKGAAPGTRYQGTWFRSGPDGKPVIPPGFDSVREARRLDVDGVEAGRIIDRVRGGLAAVESLDAETKRMPPPLLYDLTELQRHANRLFGFSAQRTLEVAQALYEKHKLLSYPRTASRHLSQSVADTLPEVVRAIQAPYAEDLAPGTGERPLGKRYVDDAKVTDHHAIIPTPTPPSGVRLSPDEQRLYDLVCRRVLQAWHEDHVWKVTTVITAVTSKGDAGTVVDRFHSAGTQVERVGWKVLDLGGGQKAPRPRAEGKKGEDKDRDDEPDDEPQDLPPGLLRGQAQTVEDVEAVKKRTRPPPRFTDATLLTAMESAGRTLDEKELADAMRDTGLGTPATRASIIEVLLEREYLIRQGKRLEATDKGIHLIQVVHPDVKSPVMTGQWEAWLQRIERGQGELGSFLSGIEAYVREVVGQAPASLPPTPAQSGGVRPPASGEGGVRGGPHQDPARVSSEAGRFGGAASHGGGGGPAPANGRFEASRQHPAQAPAEGLFRAREALSATGEALARGAHEARSGAAWEGAGPHAVTWGSSAPRDTAAGSRDAMSPIAGASMDPRAALLRGQEPPPRIPSAEVRTAFVQASSEGFGRAKRQPQGVNMGSGRPERVHRAPTPPNQLRGLLKEAFGFSDFRPYQEEVCRAATSGEDLLLVMPTGAGKSLCYQLPGLARAGTTLVVSPLIALMEDQVLRLQSLGFAADRIHSGRDRAASRQVCAEYLEGRLDFLFIAPERLGVPGFGEFLARRTPSLIAIDEAHCISQWGHDFRPDYRLLGSRLPLLRPAPVVALTATATPDVQRDIVQQLGLRGSTGGAAHTFIHGFRRTNIAIEVRELNPGARGEAILSLLRDPSHRPAIVYASTRKHAEQYADLLSSDFHTAPYHAGLPPADRDRIQAAFLKGHLEVIVATTAFGMGIDKADVRTVIHAALPASLEGYYQELGRAGRDGKDSRAVLLHAFVDRRTHEFFHRRDYPDPAVLERLYQATSNELESKGSLQARVRGDPEVFDKALEQLWIHGGVEMTPDEDVRRGRAGWAVQYIAQRERKQLHLEQMGRYAEAHGCRMRHLVAHFGDLQDSGAACGLCDVCAPETCAVVRFEEPSAVEAHALGRILEALHARDGQATGRLHRELFGDALHRRDFERLVGGLARSGLVRLDSDSFDKDGQVILFQRLSLTDTGRRARVIAPGQVVLPQAREESPKKRRGRASPAASKRAPRKRASTGAGATSTGRGKRAASTGTRRGAEPWQAPRVDREGADFTQESFAPDAPAPGRSWKARTTPESSTGSRAASWNASRQAPEPGFAAPEAAPALVESLKAWRLTEARKRKVPAFRILTDRVLDAIASARPSSGAELLSIHGVGPALTERYGAQILSLVSRRR, encoded by the coding sequence ATGAGGTGGGATGCAATGGGCGAGTCGCCCGGATGGGACAGCACGGTGGCGCGGGACGGTGGCGCGAACGGTCAGGCAGCTCGTGGTGGGCGGGGCTCCATCCTCGCCGTGGTGGCGGAGAAGCCGGCCGTGGCGCGCGACATCGCCCGGGTGCTGGGCGCCACCGAGCGCGGTGAAGGCTGCCTGCGCGGCAACGGCTATATCGTGACATGGGCCCTGGGCCACCTGGTGGGCCTGGCCCAGCCGCATGAAATCAAGCCCGAGTGGAAGCGCTGGCACCGCTCGCAGCTCCCCATGCTGCCGGAGGACTGGCCGCTGGTGGTGTCCCCGCAGACGAAGGATCAATTCGAGGTGGTCCGCCGCGTGATGAACGCGCCGGAGGTGTCCACGGTGGTGTGCGCCACCGACGCGGGCCGCGAGGGCGAGCTCATCTTCCGCTACATCTACGACGCCGCCGGGTGTCGCAAGCCGGTGCGGCGGCTGTGGGTGTCCTCGCTCACCGAGCGCGCCATCCTCGACGGCTTCCAGAAGCTGAAGGACGGCCGGGCCTACGCGCCGCTGGCCGACGCCGCCATGGGCCGCAGCCGGGCGGACTGGCTCGTCGGCATGAACCTGTCGCGCCTCTATACGCTCGCGAGCGGCACCTACGGGAGCATGCTGTCCGTGGGCCGCGTGCAGACGCCCACGCTGGCCATGGTGGTGGAGCGCGAGCTGGCCATCCGCGACTTCGTGCCCCGGGACTACCTGGAGCTGGTGGCCACCTTCGCGCCGCGCGGCAAGGGCGCGGCGCCCGGGACGCGCTACCAGGGGACGTGGTTCCGCTCGGGGCCGGACGGCAAGCCGGTGATTCCCCCGGGCTTCGACAGCGTGCGCGAGGCGCGGCGCCTGGACGTGGACGGCGTGGAGGCGGGACGCATCATCGACCGCGTGAGGGGCGGGCTCGCGGCGGTGGAGTCGCTGGACGCGGAGACGAAGCGGATGCCGCCGCCGCTGCTCTACGACTTGACGGAGCTGCAGCGTCACGCCAACCGCCTCTTTGGCTTCAGCGCGCAGCGCACGCTGGAGGTGGCGCAGGCGCTCTATGAGAAGCACAAGCTGCTGAGCTATCCGCGCACCGCCAGCCGGCACCTGTCGCAGTCGGTGGCGGACACGCTGCCGGAGGTGGTGCGTGCCATCCAGGCGCCCTACGCGGAGGACCTGGCGCCGGGCACGGGCGAGCGGCCCCTGGGCAAGCGCTACGTGGACGACGCGAAGGTGACGGACCACCACGCCATCATCCCCACGCCCACGCCCCCTTCCGGCGTGCGCCTGTCGCCGGACGAGCAGCGGCTCTACGACCTGGTTTGCCGGCGCGTGCTCCAGGCCTGGCACGAGGACCACGTCTGGAAGGTCACCACGGTCATCACCGCGGTGACGTCCAAGGGGGACGCCGGGACCGTGGTGGACCGCTTCCACAGCGCAGGCACGCAGGTGGAGCGCGTGGGGTGGAAGGTGCTGGACCTGGGCGGAGGGCAGAAGGCGCCGCGTCCCCGCGCGGAGGGCAAGAAGGGCGAGGACAAGGACCGGGACGACGAGCCGGACGACGAGCCCCAGGACCTGCCGCCGGGGCTCCTGCGCGGACAGGCGCAGACGGTGGAGGACGTGGAGGCGGTGAAGAAGCGCACGCGCCCGCCGCCGCGCTTCACGGACGCGACGCTCCTGACGGCGATGGAGTCCGCCGGGCGCACCCTGGATGAGAAGGAGCTGGCGGACGCCATGCGCGACACGGGGCTGGGCACGCCCGCCACGCGCGCGTCCATCATCGAGGTGCTGCTGGAGCGCGAGTACCTCATCCGTCAGGGCAAGCGGCTGGAGGCCACGGACAAGGGCATCCACCTCATCCAGGTGGTGCACCCGGACGTGAAGTCCCCCGTCATGACGGGCCAGTGGGAGGCGTGGCTCCAGCGCATCGAGCGCGGGCAGGGCGAGCTGGGCTCGTTCCTGAGCGGCATTGAAGCGTACGTGCGCGAGGTCGTGGGACAGGCGCCCGCGTCGCTGCCGCCGACCCCGGCGCAGTCCGGCGGTGTGCGGCCCCCGGCGTCCGGTGAAGGCGGCGTCCGGGGAGGCCCGCACCAGGACCCCGCCCGGGTGTCGTCGGAGGCGGGCCGCTTCGGCGGTGCTGCGTCCCACGGTGGAGGCGGAGGACCGGCTCCCGCGAACGGGCGCTTCGAGGCCTCCCGACAGCATCCCGCGCAGGCGCCCGCCGAAGGACTCTTCCGTGCCCGCGAAGCCCTGTCCGCCACGGGCGAAGCCCTGGCTCGCGGTGCCCACGAGGCCCGCTCCGGTGCCGCGTGGGAGGGGGCAGGTCCCCATGCCGTGACCTGGGGCTCCAGCGCGCCGCGCGACACCGCCGCCGGGTCACGCGATGCGATGTCTCCGATTGCAGGCGCGTCCATGGACCCCCGCGCGGCGCTGCTGCGGGGGCAGGAACCTCCGCCCCGGATTCCGTCCGCGGAGGTGCGGACCGCGTTCGTGCAGGCGTCGTCCGAGGGCTTCGGCCGGGCCAAGCGTCAGCCCCAGGGCGTGAACATGGGAAGCGGGCGGCCGGAGCGGGTGCACCGCGCGCCCACGCCGCCGAACCAGCTCCGGGGCCTCTTGAAGGAGGCCTTCGGCTTCTCCGACTTCCGGCCGTACCAGGAAGAGGTGTGCCGCGCGGCCACGTCCGGCGAGGACCTGCTGCTGGTGATGCCCACGGGCGCGGGCAAGTCGCTGTGCTACCAGCTGCCGGGCCTGGCGCGGGCGGGGACGACGCTCGTCGTCAGTCCGCTCATCGCGCTGATGGAGGACCAGGTGCTGCGGCTCCAGTCGCTGGGGTTCGCGGCGGATCGCATCCACTCCGGCCGCGACCGGGCCGCCTCCCGGCAGGTGTGCGCCGAGTACCTGGAAGGCCGCCTGGACTTCCTCTTCATCGCGCCCGAGCGGCTGGGCGTCCCCGGCTTCGGTGAGTTCCTGGCCCGGCGCACCCCCTCGCTCATCGCCATCGACGAGGCGCACTGCATCTCTCAGTGGGGCCACGACTTCCGGCCGGACTACCGGCTGCTGGGCTCGCGCCTGCCGCTGCTGCGTCCGGCCCCGGTGGTGGCGCTCACCGCCACGGCGACGCCGGACGTGCAGCGCGACATCGTCCAGCAACTGGGGCTGCGCGGCTCCACGGGCGGCGCCGCGCACACCTTCATCCATGGCTTCCGTCGCACCAACATCGCCATCGAGGTGCGGGAGCTGAACCCGGGGGCGCGCGGCGAGGCCATCCTGTCGCTCCTGCGCGACCCGTCCCACCGGCCCGCCATCGTCTACGCCTCCACGCGCAAGCACGCGGAGCAGTACGCGGACCTGCTCTCCTCGGACTTCCACACCGCGCCGTACCACGCGGGCCTTCCCCCCGCGGACCGCGACCGCATCCAGGCGGCCTTCCTCAAGGGGCACCTGGAGGTCATCGTCGCCACGACGGCGTTCGGCATGGGCATCGACAAGGCGGACGTGCGCACCGTCATCCACGCGGCGCTGCCGGCCAGCCTGGAGGGCTACTACCAGGAGCTGGGGCGCGCGGGCCGCGACGGGAAGGACTCGCGCGCGGTGCTGCTCCATGCGTTCGTGGACCGGCGCACGCACGAGTTCTTCCACCGCCGCGACTACCCGGACCCCGCCGTGCTGGAGCGGCTGTACCAGGCCACGTCCAACGAGCTGGAGTCCAAGGGCTCCCTCCAGGCCCGCGTGCGCGGGGACCCGGAGGTGTTCGACAAGGCGCTCGAACAGCTGTGGATCCACGGCGGCGTGGAGATGACGCCGGACGAGGACGTGCGGCGCGGGCGCGCGGGCTGGGCGGTGCAGTACATCGCGCAGCGCGAGCGCAAGCAGCTCCACCTGGAGCAAATGGGGCGCTACGCGGAGGCGCACGGCTGCCGCATGCGGCACCTGGTCGCGCACTTCGGCGACCTGCAGGACTCCGGCGCGGCGTGCGGCCTGTGCGACGTGTGCGCCCCGGAGACGTGCGCGGTGGTGCGCTTCGAGGAGCCCTCGGCGGTGGAGGCCCACGCCCTGGGCCGCATCCTGGAGGCCCTGCATGCCCGCGACGGACAGGCCACCGGCCGGCTCCACCGGGAGCTGTTCGGCGACGCGCTCCACCGGCGCGACTTCGAGCGGCTCGTGGGCGGACTGGCGCGCTCCGGGCTGGTGCGCCTGGACTCGGACTCCTTCGACAAGGACGGACAGGTCATCCTGTTCCAGCGGCTGTCGCTGACGGACACGGGCCGCCGCGCGCGCGTCATCGCGCCCGGACAGGTGGTGCTCCCCCAGGCGCGCGAGGAGTCCCCCAAGAAGCGCCGGGGCCGGGCCTCCCCCGCGGCCTCGAAGCGGGCCCCTCGCAAGCGCGCGAGCACCGGGGCAGGGGCCACCTCCACCGGACGGGGCAAGCGCGCCGCCAGCACGGGCACGCGGCGCGGCGCCGAACCGTGGCAGGCCCCGCGCGTGGACCGGGAGGGCGCGGACTTCACCCAGGAGTCCTTCGCCCCGGACGCGCCCGCCCCGGGCCGGAGCTGGAAGGCGCGCACCACGCCGGAGTCCTCCACGGGCTCCCGGGCGGCGTCCTGGAACGCGTCGCGGCAGGCGCCCGAGCCCGGCTTCGCCGCGCCTGAGGCCGCGCCCGCCCTGGTGGAGTCCCTGAAGGCCTGGCGGCTCACGGAGGCGCGCAAGCGCAAGGTGCCCGCCTTCCGCATCCTCACCGACCGCGTGCTGGACGCCATCGCCAGCGCCCGGCCCTCCAGCGGCGCGGAGCTCCTGTCCATCCACGGCGTGGGGCCCGCCCTCACCGAACGCTACGGCGCGCAGATCCTCTCGCTCGTGTCCCGCCGTCGCTAG
- a CDS encoding NAD(P)/FAD-dependent oxidoreductase, with protein MVIVGAGFGGLEAAKALGRSRDVRVTVVDRYNHHLFQPLLYQVATAVLNPADISAPIRSVLKARNTEVMLAEAKSVDPRRKVLLVEGGEIPYDSLVLATGAAHSYFKHPEWAQVAPGLKTLEDAVRIRERVLTAFEAAERESDPERRREWLNFVIIGAGPTGVELAGALAYMTRHSLPKDFRRIDTRQARVILLEGLPRVLTAYPEELSADAKRDLEQLHVEVRTGAMVTGVDAEGVNIGEERIPTRTVLWGAGVAASPLVRSLDVPLDRAGRVKVGPLLTAPGCDDVYVIGDVAAVEQHGKPVPGIAPAAMQMGRHVAKTVRDRLAHKPLRAFRYHDKGNFAVIGRGYAVGVLFDKWRMRGMPAWLVWAGVHIAYLIGFRNRLSVMLNWGYTFFTKGGRDLRLITGNVAPRMPALNAGPTVPVAPPPRPELSVARPAPVH; from the coding sequence GTGGTCATCGTCGGGGCGGGCTTTGGCGGGCTGGAGGCCGCGAAGGCGCTGGGCAGGTCCCGCGACGTGCGGGTGACGGTGGTGGACCGCTACAACCACCACCTCTTCCAGCCGCTCCTGTACCAGGTGGCGACGGCGGTGCTGAACCCGGCGGACATCTCCGCGCCCATCCGCAGCGTGCTCAAGGCGCGCAACACGGAGGTGATGCTGGCGGAGGCGAAGTCGGTGGATCCGCGCCGCAAGGTGCTGCTCGTGGAGGGCGGAGAGATTCCCTACGACTCGCTGGTGCTGGCGACGGGCGCGGCGCACTCGTACTTCAAGCACCCGGAGTGGGCGCAGGTGGCGCCCGGCCTGAAGACGCTGGAGGACGCGGTGCGCATCCGCGAGCGCGTGCTGACGGCCTTCGAGGCCGCGGAGCGTGAGTCCGATCCCGAGCGTCGGCGCGAGTGGCTGAACTTCGTCATCATCGGCGCGGGGCCCACGGGGGTGGAGCTGGCGGGGGCGCTCGCGTACATGACGCGGCACTCGCTGCCGAAGGACTTCCGGCGCATCGACACGCGGCAGGCGCGGGTCATCCTGCTGGAGGGGCTGCCCCGGGTGCTGACGGCGTATCCGGAGGAGCTGTCCGCGGACGCGAAGCGCGACCTGGAGCAGCTGCACGTGGAGGTGCGCACCGGGGCGATGGTGACGGGCGTGGACGCGGAGGGCGTCAACATTGGCGAGGAGCGCATTCCCACGCGCACGGTGCTGTGGGGCGCGGGCGTGGCGGCATCACCGCTGGTGCGTTCGCTGGACGTTCCGTTGGACCGCGCGGGCCGCGTGAAGGTGGGGCCGCTGCTCACGGCGCCGGGATGCGACGACGTGTATGTGATTGGCGACGTGGCGGCGGTGGAGCAGCACGGCAAGCCGGTGCCGGGCATCGCGCCGGCGGCGATGCAGATGGGGCGGCACGTGGCGAAGACGGTGCGCGACCGGCTGGCGCACAAGCCGCTGCGGGCGTTCCGCTACCACGACAAGGGCAACTTCGCGGTCATCGGCCGGGGCTACGCGGTGGGCGTGCTCTTCGACAAGTGGCGGATGCGGGGGATGCCCGCGTGGCTCGTCTGGGCGGGCGTGCACATCGCCTACCTGATTGGCTTCCGCAACCGCCTGTCGGTGATGCTCAACTGGGGCTACACGTTCTTCACCAAGGGCGGCCGGGACCTGCGGCTGATCACAGGCAACGTGGCGCCCCGCATGCCGGCCCTGAACGCAGGGCCCACCGTGCCCGTGGCTCCGCCGCCGCGCCCGGAGCTGTCGGTGGCCCGGCCCGCGCCGGTGCACTGA